A section of the Rattus norvegicus strain BN/NHsdMcwi chromosome 15, GRCr8, whole genome shotgun sequence genome encodes:
- the Zfp219 gene encoding zinc finger protein 219 isoform X1, translating to MEGSRPRILVGHLEPSPPAFDGELDLQRYSNGPGVSGTPGPGSPGMGAVGWSETRAGERRFPCPVCGKRFRFNSILALHLRAHPGAQAFQCPHCGHRAAQRALLRSHLRTHQPERPRSPAARLLLELEERALLREARLGRARSSGGMQSSPAAEGLARPQVPSSSAFRCPFCKGKFRTSAERERHLHILHRPWKCSLCSFGSSQEEELLHHSLTAHGASERPLAATATPEPQPPPQQEPRSALEPEPEPEPRPEPEREANPAPTPAPPEEPPAPPEFRCQVCGQSFTQSWFLKGHMRKHKASFDHACPVCGRCFKEPWFLKNHMKVHTSKLGPLRAPGPGSAPARAPQPPDLSLLAYEPLGPALLLAPAPTPAERREPPSLLGYLSVRAGEVRPNGEGADPGGGRSYGGFRPLPSALPNRARRHRTEEPEEEEEVVEAEEESWARGRSLGSLTSLHPNPGEGSGQSAPAVGAQARSTATQEENGLLVGGTRSEAGRGATGKDCPFCGKSFRSAHHLKVHLRVHTGERPYKCPHCDYAGTQSGSLKYHLQRHHREQRSSAGPGPPPEPPPPSQRGSLQPQSGAKPTQASATWVEGTASTRPTSSSTGPGSRRKPASPGRTLRNGRGGEAEPLDLSLRAGPGGEAGSGGALHRCLFCPFATGAPELMALHLQVHHSRRARGRRQPRADTSPPYVRAPSGETPPSPPLEEEGSPGLSRSGEAGLGGQER from the exons ATGGAG GGCTCACGTCCCCGCATCCTGGTCGGCCACCTAGAGCCTTCCCCACCAGCCTTCGACGGCGAGCTGGATCTTCAGCGCTACTCCAACGGACCAGGTGTCAGCGGGACCCCAGGACCCGGCTCTCCTGGGATGGGAGCAGTGGGCTGGTCTGAGACTCGTGCAGGCGAACGGCGCTTCCCCTGTCCTGTGTGCGGAAAGCGCTTCCGATTCAATTCTATCCTGGCATTGCACCTGAGAGCCCATCCGGGCGCCCAAGCCTTCCAGTGCCCACATTGCGGCCACCGCGCAGCTCAGCGGGCCCTGCTACGCTCTCATCTCCGAACGCACCAGCCGGAGCGTCCACGCAGTCCTGCTGCACGGCTGTTGCTGGAGTTGGAGGAACGCGCCCTGCTTCGTGAAGCCCGACTCGGGAGAGCCAGAAGCTCAGGGGGCATGCAGTCCAGCCCTGCCGCAGAGGGCCTGGCGCGCCCTCAGGTTCCTTCCTCATCTGCCTTCCGTTGTCCTTTCTGCAAAGGCAAGTTTCGCACCTCGGCGGAGCGGGAACGCCACCTGCATATCCTGCACAGGCCCTGGAAGTGCAGCTTGTGCAGTTTTGGCTCCAGCCAGGAGGAGGAGTTGCTGCACCACAGTCTGACGGCCCACGGGGCTTCCGAGCGCCCCCTGGCGGCTACTGCTACACCTGAACCCCAGCCTCCACCCCAGCAAGAACCCAGATCTGCccttgagcctgagcctgagcctgaacCTAGGCCAGAGCCTGAACGTGAGGCAAACCCTGCCCCAACTCCTGCGCCTCCGGAGGAGCCCCCCGCGCCACCTGAGTTCCGTTGCCAGGTGTGTGGCCAGAGCTTTACACAGTCCTGGTTTCTCAAGGGTCACATGCGCAAGCACAAGGCCTCCTTTGATCATGCGTGCCCCGTATGTGGTCGCTGCTTCAAGGAGCCCTGGTTCCTTAAGAACCACATGAAGGTGCACACCAGCAAGCTGGGTCCTTTGCGTGCTCCAGGCCCCGGCTCTGCGCCTGCCAGGGCCCCTCAGCCTCCTGACCTGAGCCTTCTGGCTTATGAGCCACTGGGTCCTGCGCTCCTCCTGGCCCCAGCACCCACTCCGGCTGAGCGCCGAGAGCCCCCGAGCCTCTTAGGCTACCTGAGTGTACGAGCTGGGGAAGTACGACCCAATGGTGAGGGTGCTGACCCTGGAGGTGGCCGAAGCTATGGAGGATTCCGCCCACTGCCTTCAGCTCTGCCCAACCGGGCCCGGCGACACCGTACAGAGGaaccagaggaggaagaagaagtggTGGAAGCGGAAGAGGAGAGCTGGGCCCGAGGCAGGTCACTGGGCTCTCTGACTTCCCTACATCCCAACCCGGGTGAGGGGTCAGGACAGTCTGCACCTGCTGTGGGGGCCCAGGCAAGATCTACGGCCACCCAAG AAGAAAACGGGCTGCTGGTTGGAGGGACACGATCTGAAGCGGGCCGTGGGGCCACTGGCAAGGACTGCCCCTTCTGTGGGAAATCTTTCCGCTCGGCGCATCACCTCAAAGTGCATCTTCGCGTGCACACAG GAGAGCGTCCCTACAAGTGTCCACACTGCGACTATGCAGGTACCCAGTCGGGCTCGCTCAAGTATCACCTTCAGCGTCACCACCGTGAGCAGAGGAGCAGTGCGGGTCCTGGGCCTCCCCCAGAGCCCCCGCCACCTTCCCAGCGGGGCTCACTGCAGCCGCAGTCAGGAGCCAAGCCCACTCAGGCCTCTGCTACCTGGGTAGAGGGCACTGCAAGTACCCGGCCTACTTCGAGCAGCACCGGACCAGGGTCCCGCAGGAAGCCTGCCAGCCCTGGGAGGACCCTGCGCAACGGGCGAGGTGGTGAGGCCGAACCCCTGGACCTGTCCCTACGGGCAGGCCCGGGAGGTGAGGCCGGGTCAGGGGGTGCCCTTCACCGCTGCCTCTTCTGCCCCTTTGCCACTGGAGCTCCTGAGCTCATGGCCTTGCATCTGCAAGTACACCACAGCCGTCGTGCACGGGGCCGCCGGCAGCCCCGTGCTGACACATCTCCACCCTATGTCCGGGCACCGTCAGGGGAGACCCCTCCCAGTCCTCCACTAGAAGAGGAGGGCAGCCCAGGGCTGTCTAGATCCGGAGAGGCAGGTCTTGGGGGTCAAGAACGGTAG